Proteins encoded in a region of the Raphanus sativus cultivar WK10039 chromosome 8, ASM80110v3, whole genome shotgun sequence genome:
- the LOC108821209 gene encoding NAC domain-containing protein 54-like produces MAPMSLPPGFRFHPTDEELVAYYLDRKVNGRTIELEIIPEVDLYKCEPWDLPEKSFLPGNDMEWYFYSTRDKKYPNGSRTNRATRAGYWKATGKDRAVESKKMKMGMKKTLVYYRGRAPHGLRTNWVMHEYRLTSSFSIQESYALCRVFKKNIQIPKRKEEEEMSTSTVGKEEEEVKWKKYDGERMEIRESEEVESLKIASAETSSSELTQGILLDEANSSSIFALHFSSSLLDDHDQLFENYPQLPSHPPPLQLQDFPQLSMNEAEIISMDNSKQQDFQYRDSLDGTLDEIFSFASSTTLPPSL; encoded by the exons ATGGCGCCGATGAGTTTGCCTCCAGGTTTCAGGTTTCATCCAACAGACGAAGAGCTAGTGGCATACTATCTGGACAGGAAGGTCAACGGCCGAACCATTGAGCTTGAGATCATCCCCGAAGTTGATCTCTATAAATGCGAGCCATGGGATTTGCCTG AGAAGTCATTTTTGCCGGGGAACGACATGGAATGGTACTTTTACAGCACAAGGGATAAGAAGTACCCGAATGGATCTAGGACAAACCGTGCGACCCGAGCGGGTTACTGGAAAGCCACAGGGAAAGACCGTGCAGTAGAATCAAAGAAAATGAAGATGGGGATGAAGAAGACACTTGTTTATTACCGAGGAAGGGCTCCTCATGGCCTTCGTACTAATTGGGTGATGCATGAATATCGTCTCACTTCCTCCTTTTCTATCCAG GAATCTTATGCATTGTGCCGTGTGTTTAAGAAGAATATACAAATTCCAAagaggaaagaagaagaagagatgagtACTAGTACTGTTGggaaagaggaggaagaagtgAAGTGGAAAAAGTATGATGGGGAGAGGATGGAAATTAGAGAAAGCGAAGAAGTGGAAAGCTTAAAAATAGCATCAGCGGAGACATCCTCATCAGAGCTCACTCAAGGGATCCTTTTAGACGAAGCTAACAGCTCATCCATTTTTGCCCTTCATTTCTCGTCTTCTCTTCTCGACGATCAtgatcaactttttgaaaactacCCTCAGCTTCCCAGCCATCCTCCTCCTCTACAGCTCCAAGATTTCCCTCAGCTCTCTATGAACGAAGCAGAGATCATATCAATGGACAACTCCAAGCAACAAGACTTTCAGTACAGAGACTCGTTAGATGGGACTCTTGACGAGATATTCTCTTTTGCTTCTTCCACCACCTTGCCCCCATCACTTTAA
- the LOC108821963 gene encoding ALA-interacting subunit 3 encodes MSSNTASSSAGSGDSSAARKNSKRPKYSKFTQQELPACKPILTPGWVISTFLIVSVIFIPLGVISLFASQDVVEIVDRYDNDCIPAPARTNKVAFIQGDSPKACNRTLTVTKRMKQPIYVYYQLDNFYQNHRRYVKSRSDSQLRSPKFENQISACKPEDDVGGQPIVPCGLIAWSLFNDTYTLSRNNTPLAVNKKGIAWKSDKEHKFGNKVFPKNFQKGNLTGGATLNPDIPLSEQEDLIVWMRTAALPTFRKLYGKIETDLENGDTIQVTLQNNYNTYSFSGKKKLVLSTTSWLGGKNDFLGIAYLTVGGICFFLALAFTIMYLVKPRRLGDPSYLSWNRNPGGGR; translated from the exons ATGAGTTCCAATACGGCATCGTCGAGTGCCGGATCGGGAGATTCTTCCGCTGCCAGGAAGAATTCGAAGCGGCCAAagt ATTCCAAGTTCACACAGCAGGAGCTTCCAGCTTGCAAGCCCATTCTCACGCCTGGCTGG GTGATTTCGACATTTTTGATAGTCAGTGTGATCTTTATCCCCCTTGGAGTTATCTCTCTTTTCGCTTCCCAGGAT GTTGTGGAGATCGTTGATCGCTACGATAATGATTGCATTCCTGCCCCTGCTAGGACTAACAAAGTTGCATTTATTCAAGGAGATTCACCTAAAGCTTGTAACCGAACTCTAACA GTGACAAAGCGTATGAAGCAGCCTATCTATGTTTACTACCAGCTTGACAACTTCTACCAGAATCACCGAag GTATGTGAAAAGCCGAAGTGATTCACAGCTGAGAAGTCCAAAATTTGAGAATCAGATTAGCGCATGCAAGCCTGAGGATGATGTTGGTGGCCAGCCGATTGTGCCATGTGGTCTCATTGCTTGGAGTCTTTTTAATGATACATACACTTTATCAAGAAATAATACACCCCTAGCTGTCAACAAAAAAGGCATTGCCTGGAAGAGCGACAAGGAGCACAAGTTTGGCAACAAGGTCTTCCCCAAGAATTTTCAAAAGGGGAATCTCACAGGTGGTGCCACTCTAAATCCAGATATACCG CTTAGTGAACAAGAAGATCTCATCGTGTGGATGAGAACTGCAGCATTGCCAACATTTAGAAAACTGTACGGAAAGATTGAGACCGACCTTGAGAATGGTGACACCATACAGGTTACGCTGCAGAACAACTATAACACTTACAGTTTTAGTGGGAAGAAGAAGCTTGTTTTGTCGACAACCAGCTGGCTGGGTGGGAAGAACGATTTCCTCGGCATTGCTTACCTGACAGTTGGTGGGATCTGCTTCTTTTTGGCCCTCGCATTTACCATCATGTACCTTGTGAAACCCAG gcGACTTGGGGATCCGTCCTACCTGTCATGGAATAGAAATCCCGGAGGAGGTCGTTAA
- the LOC108821961 gene encoding uncharacterized protein LOC108821961 isoform X2, with translation MATEEGTQLEQKLNEVVLEGEQQAKMIHDDDDPPRTKTTGGSKMEEEYPEELRTPPVSLVALFGCSELHSSITTHLHSQQPPINALAFPDFSHLPLLLAPPHDHSHSSSFRDPLSSDSSSPTLPSGILKRDWLLKHRTKVPALVAAFFPSNHIFGDPTQWLQVCSSLDTLKSVIRPKNIKLVVVVVQSSPHEVISEDRLLALRKRAELDSKYVLFLNHSDLPISLPREEARRIKTRIEKKSSASLDLIVRYCFKVAVYAEFRRDWGEALKFYEDAYHSLHEMIGTSTRLPAIQRLVEIKTIAEQLHFKISTLLLHGGKLTEAVIWFHQHKSSYDKVVGSTEYVFLHWEWMSRQFLVFAELLETSSATVQGFSSLNQGTAEIPLTEFEFYPAYYYQLAAHYLQNKKSALAQLLSISVAAQEIDGSSESITPSVYVGQFSQLREKGEALTLHFITDEEYIRYAISEAKRFQDSFEIVAWLKKSYESFTNLKSRRMAAFCAFEIAREYFGSSDPSNAKFFFDIAANLYRQEGWVSLLWEVLGYLRECSRNLGALKDFVELSLEMVALPVTSCDDFGNLRNKTYGPGGPATVSRRESIHREVFTLMCPETEQTTSTGENGFKLASDSPLHLEIDLVSPLRPVLLASVAFHEQMIKPRALCSITLSLLSHLPLPVDIDHLEVQFNQSKCNFVIRNSQRPLSTVQSGSQVENEPSLVLVPNNWLRLTYAIKPEQSGKLECLSILAKLGPRFTICSRAESPAAMEDSPAWKHENRVQSLPTKDPILAVFGQKATQVEEPEPQVDVSLGASGPALVGENFTMPIVVTSKGHAVYSGELKINLVDVGGGGLFSPREAEPFSLESHHVEICGIDGAEGNDESESETGNIKKIQQSFGLVSVPDLKEGESWSCKLEIKWHRAKPVMLFVSLGYLPQGNEANAQKVHIHKSLQIEGKMPLVITNRFMLPYRRDHLLLNRIKPAPDSEDISSLPLNEKSVLVVSAKNCTEVALKLMCMSIELDDEQGKTSCLIQQGGGGGETSGSANLAPGEEFKKVFTVTPTMRTPKLSLGSVHLKWRRQGGNTEEACVSTKHKLPEVNVDASPLVMSLNCPPYAILGESFTYAITICNQTQLLQEAKFALADAQSFVLSGSHSNTVSVLPKSEHVLSYKLVPLTCGQQQLPKITLTSVRYSAEFQPSTIASSVFVFPSAPQANSTAK, from the exons ATGGCAACAGAAGAAGGTACACAGTTGGAGCAGAAGCTCAATGAAGTAGT ACTCGAGGGAGAGCAGCAGGCCAAGATGatccatgatgatgatgatccccCAAGAACAAAAACAACAGGAGGAAGTAAGATGGAGGAGGAATACCCGGAAGAGCTCAGGACGCCGCCCGTAAGTCTGGTGGCTCTCTTCGGATGCTCAGAGCTACACTCCTCCATTACTACTCATCTCCACTCCCAGCAGCCTCCCATCAACGCTCTCGCCTTCCCCGACTTCTCTCATCTCCCTCTCCTCCTTGCTCCTCCTCATGATCATTCCCATTCCTCCTCCTTCAGAGATCCTCTAAGCTCTGATTCCTCCTCCCCTACCCTTCCTTCTGGCATCTTGAAACGGGACTGGTTGCTTAAGCATCGCACCAAGGTCCCTGCTCTTGTCGCCGCCTTCTTCCCCTCTAATCACATCTTCGGCGATCCTACTCAATGGCTACAGGTCTGCTCCTCTCTTGACACCCTCAA ATCCGTTATCCGTCCCAAAAACATCAAACTTGTGGTCGTTGTGGTCCAGTCTTCTCCCCATG AGGTAATCAGCGAAGATCGTCTACTCGCATTGCGAAAGCGTGCAGAATTAGATTCTAAGTACGTCCTCTTCCTCAACCACTCTGACCTCCCTATCTCCCTCCCCAG AGAAGAAGCTAGGAGAATCAAAACTCGCATCGAAAAAAAAAGTTCCGCTTCTCTTGATTTGATTGTTCGCTATTGTTTCAAA GTCGCTGTATATGCTGAGTTTCGTAGAGATTGGGGTGAGGCCTTGAAGTTCTATGAGGACGCCTACCATTCCTTGCACGAG ATGATCGGCACATCAACTAGGTTGCCTGCAATACAACGCTTGGTCGAGATTAAGACCATAGCTGAGCAATTGCATTTCAAGATATCTACGCTTTTGTTGCACGGTGGAAAGCTCACAGAAGCCGTCATATGGTTTCATCAACATAAATCATCATATGACAAGGTTGTTGGATCCACTGAATATGTTTTTCTCCACTGGGAATGGATGAGTAGGCAGTTTCTTGTCTTTGCTGAGTTGCTGGAGACAAGCTCGGCTACTGTTCAGGGCTTTTCATCCTTAAACCAAGGAACTGCAGAGATACCTTTGACTGAATTTGAATTTTATCCTGCCTATTATTATCAG TTGGCTGCTCATTACTTGCAGAATAAGAAATCTGCCCTGGCACAGTTGTTGTCAATCTCCGTAGCAGCTCAAGAAATTGATGGCAGCTCAGAGTCTATTACTCCTTCGGTCTATGTGGGTCAGTTTTCTCAGTTACGTGAGAAGGGAGAAGCGTTAACACTCCACTT TATAACGGATGAAGAGTACATACGGTATGCAATTTCAGAAGCAAAGCGATTTCAGGATTCCTTTGAAATTGTTGCTTGGCTGAAGAAATCTTATGAATCGTTTACCAACCTTAAATCCCGGAGGATGGCTGCTTTTTGTGCATTTGAAATAGCCCGGGAGTACTTTGGATCATCTGATCCTAGCAACGCAAAATTCTTTTTTGATATTGCTGCAAACTTGTACAGACAAGAAGGTTGGGTATCTTTGCTCTGGGAGGTATTGGGTTACCTAAGGGAGTGTTCGAGAAACCTTGGTGCGCTTAAAGATTTTGTAGAGTTGTCTCTTGAAATGGTTGCACTGCCTGTAACATCTTGTGACGACTTTGGGAACTTGAGAAACAAAACATATGGTCCTGGGGGTCCTGCAACTGTTTCAAGAAGAGAAAGTATACATCGAGAAGTCTTTACTCTTATGTGTCCTGAAACTGAGCAGACAACATCTACCGGAGAAAATGGTTTCAAATTAGCCAGTGATAGCCCTCTTCATCTTGAGATTGATCTCGTCAGTCCTCTGAGACCTGTTCTCCTAGCTTCGGTTGCTTTTCATGAGCAAATGATCAAGCCTCGTGCTTTGTGCTCTATTACGTTGTCACTTCTTTCTCATCTACCTCTTCCAGTCGACATAGATCATCTAGAAGTTCAGTTCAATCAATCTAAGTGCAATTTTGTCATCAGAAATTCCCAGAGGCCTCTTAGCACTGTGCAAAGTGGTAGCCAAGTAGAGAATGAGCCGTCGCTGGTGCTTGTGCCAAATAATTGGTTAAGGTTGACATATGCAATCAAGCCTG AGCAAAGCGGCAAGCTTGAGTGTCTTTCTATTCTCGCAAAATTGGGGCCTCGTTTCACGATCTGTTCAAGAGCCGAGAGTCCTGCTGCAATGGAGGATTCGCCTGCCTGGAAGCATGAGAATCGTGTGCAGTCTTTGCCAACAAAGGACCCAATTCTTGCAGTCTTTGGCCAGAAAGCTACTCAAGTTGAAGAACCTGAACCACAGGTGGACGTCAGTCTAGGTGCCTCTGGTCCTGCCCTAGTTGGAGAAAACTTTACGATGCCTATTGTGGTAACCTCAAAGGGTCATGCCGTATACAGTGGTGAATTGAAGATCAATCTAGTTGATGTGGGTGGTGGTGGTTTGTTTAGCCCAAGAGAAGCAGAACCATTCTCTTTAGAAAGCCATCATGTGGAAATCTGTGGTATTGATGGGGCCGAGGGCAACGATGAATCCGAGTCTGAAACAGGTAACATAAAGAAAATACAGCAATCTTTTGGGCTGGTATCTGTTCCAGACCTGAAGGAAGGGGAATCGTGGTCCTGCAAACTAGAAATCAAGTGGCATAGAGCCAAGCCTGTTATGCTTTTTGTGTCATTGGGTTATTTGCCACAAGGCAATGAAGCTAATGCCCAGAAAGTTCACATACACAAGAGCTTGCAGATTGAAGGAAAGATGCCTCTTGTCATTACCAATCGGTTTATGCTGCCATATAGAAGGGATCACCTATTGCTCAATAGGATCAAGCCGGCCCCTGATTCTGAAGACATTTCTTCTCTGCCGCTGAACGAAAAAAGCGTCTTAGTTGTCAGTGCCAAAAATTGCACAGAGGTAGCACTGAAACTGATGTGCATGTCGATTGAATTGGATGATGAGCAAGGGAAAACTTCATGTTTGATTCAGCAGGGGGGTGGGGGTGGAGAAACCTCAGGTTCTGCTAATCTTGCGCCAGGAGAAGAGTTCAAAAAGGTTTTCACAGTCACACCAACAATGAGAACCCCGAAGCTTAGTTTGGGATCAGTACATTTGAAATGGAGGAGGCAGGGAGGTAACACAGAAGAAGCATGTGTTTCAACGAAGCACAAACTCCCTGAAGTAAATGTGGATGCATCACCACTGGTCATGAGTTTGAACTGTCCTCCGTATGCAATTCTTGGAGAATCCTTCACATACGCCATTACAATCTGCAACCAGACACAGTTGCTCCAAGAAGCAAAGTTTGCTCTGGCTGATGCACAGAGTTTTGTCCTGTCTGGGTCTCACAGTAATACGGTTTCAGTCCTACCCAAGTCGGAACACGTCTTAAGTTATAAGCTAGTGCCCTTGACTTGCGGTCAACAGCAACTCCCCAAAATTACTTTGACATCAGTGCGATATTCTGCTGAGTTTCAGCCATCTACGATTGCTTCAAGTGTCTTTGTGTTTCCGTCAGCGCCACAGGCCAACTCTACTGCCAAGTAG
- the LOC108821961 gene encoding uncharacterized protein LOC108821961 isoform X1 has translation MATEEGTQLEQKLNEVVLEGEQQAKMIHDDDDPPRTKTTGGSKMEEEYPEELRTPPVSLVALFGCSELHSSITTHLHSQQPPINALAFPDFSHLPLLLAPPHDHSHSSSFRDPLSSDSSSPTLPSGILKRDWLLKHRTKVPALVAAFFPSNHIFGDPTQWLQVCSSLDTLKSVIRPKNIKLVVVVVQSSPHEVISEDRLLALRKRAELDSKYVLFLNHSDLPISLPRIASAFSELALSYYREEARRIKTRIEKKSSASLDLIVRYCFKVAVYAEFRRDWGEALKFYEDAYHSLHEMIGTSTRLPAIQRLVEIKTIAEQLHFKISTLLLHGGKLTEAVIWFHQHKSSYDKVVGSTEYVFLHWEWMSRQFLVFAELLETSSATVQGFSSLNQGTAEIPLTEFEFYPAYYYQLAAHYLQNKKSALAQLLSISVAAQEIDGSSESITPSVYVGQFSQLREKGEALTLHFITDEEYIRYAISEAKRFQDSFEIVAWLKKSYESFTNLKSRRMAAFCAFEIAREYFGSSDPSNAKFFFDIAANLYRQEGWVSLLWEVLGYLRECSRNLGALKDFVELSLEMVALPVTSCDDFGNLRNKTYGPGGPATVSRRESIHREVFTLMCPETEQTTSTGENGFKLASDSPLHLEIDLVSPLRPVLLASVAFHEQMIKPRALCSITLSLLSHLPLPVDIDHLEVQFNQSKCNFVIRNSQRPLSTVQSGSQVENEPSLVLVPNNWLRLTYAIKPEQSGKLECLSILAKLGPRFTICSRAESPAAMEDSPAWKHENRVQSLPTKDPILAVFGQKATQVEEPEPQVDVSLGASGPALVGENFTMPIVVTSKGHAVYSGELKINLVDVGGGGLFSPREAEPFSLESHHVEICGIDGAEGNDESESETGNIKKIQQSFGLVSVPDLKEGESWSCKLEIKWHRAKPVMLFVSLGYLPQGNEANAQKVHIHKSLQIEGKMPLVITNRFMLPYRRDHLLLNRIKPAPDSEDISSLPLNEKSVLVVSAKNCTEVALKLMCMSIELDDEQGKTSCLIQQGGGGGETSGSANLAPGEEFKKVFTVTPTMRTPKLSLGSVHLKWRRQGGNTEEACVSTKHKLPEVNVDASPLVMSLNCPPYAILGESFTYAITICNQTQLLQEAKFALADAQSFVLSGSHSNTVSVLPKSEHVLSYKLVPLTCGQQQLPKITLTSVRYSAEFQPSTIASSVFVFPSAPQANSTAK, from the exons ATGGCAACAGAAGAAGGTACACAGTTGGAGCAGAAGCTCAATGAAGTAGT ACTCGAGGGAGAGCAGCAGGCCAAGATGatccatgatgatgatgatccccCAAGAACAAAAACAACAGGAGGAAGTAAGATGGAGGAGGAATACCCGGAAGAGCTCAGGACGCCGCCCGTAAGTCTGGTGGCTCTCTTCGGATGCTCAGAGCTACACTCCTCCATTACTACTCATCTCCACTCCCAGCAGCCTCCCATCAACGCTCTCGCCTTCCCCGACTTCTCTCATCTCCCTCTCCTCCTTGCTCCTCCTCATGATCATTCCCATTCCTCCTCCTTCAGAGATCCTCTAAGCTCTGATTCCTCCTCCCCTACCCTTCCTTCTGGCATCTTGAAACGGGACTGGTTGCTTAAGCATCGCACCAAGGTCCCTGCTCTTGTCGCCGCCTTCTTCCCCTCTAATCACATCTTCGGCGATCCTACTCAATGGCTACAGGTCTGCTCCTCTCTTGACACCCTCAA ATCCGTTATCCGTCCCAAAAACATCAAACTTGTGGTCGTTGTGGTCCAGTCTTCTCCCCATG AGGTAATCAGCGAAGATCGTCTACTCGCATTGCGAAAGCGTGCAGAATTAGATTCTAAGTACGTCCTCTTCCTCAACCACTCTGACCTCCCTATCTCCCTCCCCAG AATCGCTTCTGCGTTTTCAGAGTTGGCCCTTTCGTATTACAGAGAAGAAGCTAGGAGAATCAAAACTCGCATCGAAAAAAAAAGTTCCGCTTCTCTTGATTTGATTGTTCGCTATTGTTTCAAA GTCGCTGTATATGCTGAGTTTCGTAGAGATTGGGGTGAGGCCTTGAAGTTCTATGAGGACGCCTACCATTCCTTGCACGAG ATGATCGGCACATCAACTAGGTTGCCTGCAATACAACGCTTGGTCGAGATTAAGACCATAGCTGAGCAATTGCATTTCAAGATATCTACGCTTTTGTTGCACGGTGGAAAGCTCACAGAAGCCGTCATATGGTTTCATCAACATAAATCATCATATGACAAGGTTGTTGGATCCACTGAATATGTTTTTCTCCACTGGGAATGGATGAGTAGGCAGTTTCTTGTCTTTGCTGAGTTGCTGGAGACAAGCTCGGCTACTGTTCAGGGCTTTTCATCCTTAAACCAAGGAACTGCAGAGATACCTTTGACTGAATTTGAATTTTATCCTGCCTATTATTATCAG TTGGCTGCTCATTACTTGCAGAATAAGAAATCTGCCCTGGCACAGTTGTTGTCAATCTCCGTAGCAGCTCAAGAAATTGATGGCAGCTCAGAGTCTATTACTCCTTCGGTCTATGTGGGTCAGTTTTCTCAGTTACGTGAGAAGGGAGAAGCGTTAACACTCCACTT TATAACGGATGAAGAGTACATACGGTATGCAATTTCAGAAGCAAAGCGATTTCAGGATTCCTTTGAAATTGTTGCTTGGCTGAAGAAATCTTATGAATCGTTTACCAACCTTAAATCCCGGAGGATGGCTGCTTTTTGTGCATTTGAAATAGCCCGGGAGTACTTTGGATCATCTGATCCTAGCAACGCAAAATTCTTTTTTGATATTGCTGCAAACTTGTACAGACAAGAAGGTTGGGTATCTTTGCTCTGGGAGGTATTGGGTTACCTAAGGGAGTGTTCGAGAAACCTTGGTGCGCTTAAAGATTTTGTAGAGTTGTCTCTTGAAATGGTTGCACTGCCTGTAACATCTTGTGACGACTTTGGGAACTTGAGAAACAAAACATATGGTCCTGGGGGTCCTGCAACTGTTTCAAGAAGAGAAAGTATACATCGAGAAGTCTTTACTCTTATGTGTCCTGAAACTGAGCAGACAACATCTACCGGAGAAAATGGTTTCAAATTAGCCAGTGATAGCCCTCTTCATCTTGAGATTGATCTCGTCAGTCCTCTGAGACCTGTTCTCCTAGCTTCGGTTGCTTTTCATGAGCAAATGATCAAGCCTCGTGCTTTGTGCTCTATTACGTTGTCACTTCTTTCTCATCTACCTCTTCCAGTCGACATAGATCATCTAGAAGTTCAGTTCAATCAATCTAAGTGCAATTTTGTCATCAGAAATTCCCAGAGGCCTCTTAGCACTGTGCAAAGTGGTAGCCAAGTAGAGAATGAGCCGTCGCTGGTGCTTGTGCCAAATAATTGGTTAAGGTTGACATATGCAATCAAGCCTG AGCAAAGCGGCAAGCTTGAGTGTCTTTCTATTCTCGCAAAATTGGGGCCTCGTTTCACGATCTGTTCAAGAGCCGAGAGTCCTGCTGCAATGGAGGATTCGCCTGCCTGGAAGCATGAGAATCGTGTGCAGTCTTTGCCAACAAAGGACCCAATTCTTGCAGTCTTTGGCCAGAAAGCTACTCAAGTTGAAGAACCTGAACCACAGGTGGACGTCAGTCTAGGTGCCTCTGGTCCTGCCCTAGTTGGAGAAAACTTTACGATGCCTATTGTGGTAACCTCAAAGGGTCATGCCGTATACAGTGGTGAATTGAAGATCAATCTAGTTGATGTGGGTGGTGGTGGTTTGTTTAGCCCAAGAGAAGCAGAACCATTCTCTTTAGAAAGCCATCATGTGGAAATCTGTGGTATTGATGGGGCCGAGGGCAACGATGAATCCGAGTCTGAAACAGGTAACATAAAGAAAATACAGCAATCTTTTGGGCTGGTATCTGTTCCAGACCTGAAGGAAGGGGAATCGTGGTCCTGCAAACTAGAAATCAAGTGGCATAGAGCCAAGCCTGTTATGCTTTTTGTGTCATTGGGTTATTTGCCACAAGGCAATGAAGCTAATGCCCAGAAAGTTCACATACACAAGAGCTTGCAGATTGAAGGAAAGATGCCTCTTGTCATTACCAATCGGTTTATGCTGCCATATAGAAGGGATCACCTATTGCTCAATAGGATCAAGCCGGCCCCTGATTCTGAAGACATTTCTTCTCTGCCGCTGAACGAAAAAAGCGTCTTAGTTGTCAGTGCCAAAAATTGCACAGAGGTAGCACTGAAACTGATGTGCATGTCGATTGAATTGGATGATGAGCAAGGGAAAACTTCATGTTTGATTCAGCAGGGGGGTGGGGGTGGAGAAACCTCAGGTTCTGCTAATCTTGCGCCAGGAGAAGAGTTCAAAAAGGTTTTCACAGTCACACCAACAATGAGAACCCCGAAGCTTAGTTTGGGATCAGTACATTTGAAATGGAGGAGGCAGGGAGGTAACACAGAAGAAGCATGTGTTTCAACGAAGCACAAACTCCCTGAAGTAAATGTGGATGCATCACCACTGGTCATGAGTTTGAACTGTCCTCCGTATGCAATTCTTGGAGAATCCTTCACATACGCCATTACAATCTGCAACCAGACACAGTTGCTCCAAGAAGCAAAGTTTGCTCTGGCTGATGCACAGAGTTTTGTCCTGTCTGGGTCTCACAGTAATACGGTTTCAGTCCTACCCAAGTCGGAACACGTCTTAAGTTATAAGCTAGTGCCCTTGACTTGCGGTCAACAGCAACTCCCCAAAATTACTTTGACATCAGTGCGATATTCTGCTGAGTTTCAGCCATCTACGATTGCTTCAAGTGTCTTTGTGTTTCCGTCAGCGCCACAGGCCAACTCTACTGCCAAGTAG
- the LOC108821962 gene encoding uncharacterized protein LOC108821962: MASSLSPSSCLGNLFLSPPPHPLSRKSTPIFVGVSRVRRRPTSALREWREYEEAVKRKDLAGALRFLKTVQVIDKQPSATPPAPGGLDWEVLDACLNADDMRLVGNAFRFLKDRGLLPNFAKFSNIVLEGTREVTPTVLMSATGLEVSKLAPKKWGLSDSSSIALAAFLGGISYLLSQDIDLRPNLAALLALAFMDSILLGGTCFAQISCYWPPHKRRVIVHEAGHLLVAYLMGCPIRGVILDPIVAMQMGVQGQAGTQFWDQKMESEIAEGRLSGTSFDRYSMVLFAGIAAEALVYGEAEGGENDENLFRSISVLLEPPLSVAQMSNQARWSVLQSYNLLKWHKAAHRAAVEALQVGSPLSIVIRRIEEAMSPTS; the protein is encoded by the exons ATGGCCTCCTCCTTGTCTCCGTCGTCGTGTCTCGGAAACCTCTTTCTATCGCCTCCTCCTCATCCCTTATCCCGGAAAAGCACTCCAATCTTTGTCGGCGTCTCTCGGGTGCGGAGGAGGCCGACCAGCGCGCTGAGGGAATGGCGGGAGTACGAAGAGGCTGTGAAGAGAAAAGATCTGGCGGGGGCTCTCAGATTCCTCAAAACCGTCCAAGTCATCGATAAACAGCCAAGTGCAACTCCTCCTGCTCCTGGGGGTCTTGATTGGGAGGTATTAGATGCGTGTTTGAATGCAGATGATATGAGACTTGTCGGGAATGCCTTTAGGTTTCTCAAGGACAGAGGTCTTCTCCCCAACTTCGCCAAGTTCTCCAATATTG TTTTGGAGGGCACAAGAGAGGTCACACCTACTGTCCTCATGTCTGCAACCGGCTTGGAAG tgagtAAACTTGCACCGAAGAAGTGGGGTCTCTCTGATAGCTCCAGCATTGCTTTGGCTGCTTTTCTCGGTGGAATCTCCTATCTTCTTTCTCAGGACATTGATCTTCGCCCTAACCTTGCTGCCCTTTTGGCTCTTGCTTTCATGGATTCCATTCTTCTCGGTGGCACCTGCTTTGCCCAAATTTCATGCTACTGGCCTCCCCACAAGCGTCGTGTCATTGTTCACGAAGCTGGTCATCTTCTTGTTGCATACCTCATGGGCTGCCCTATCCGTGGTGTCATTTTGGATCCCATTGTTGCCATGCAAATGGGAGTTCAGGGTCAGGCTGGAACCCAATTCTGGGATCAAAAGATGGAGAGTGAGATTGCTGAGGGACGGCTTAGCGGTACCTCCTTTGATAG GTATAGCATGGTTCTTTTTGCTGGTATTGCAGCTGAAGCACTTGTTTATGGTGAGGCTGAGGGTGGGGAGAATGATGAAAATCTCTTCAGGAGCATCTCCGTACTCCTGGAACCACCATTATCCGTGGCTCAG ATGTCGAATCAAGCCAGGTGGTCTGTCCTACAATCTTACAATCTGCTCAAGTGGCACAAGGCCGCACATCGCGCCGCTGTTGAAGCTCTGCAAGTGGGAAGTCCTCTTAGCATTGTGATACGAAGGATTGAGGAAGCTATGTCTCCAACCAGCTGA